A genomic region of Colletotrichum destructivum chromosome 5, complete sequence contains the following coding sequences:
- a CDS encoding Putative phosphoadenosine phosphosulfate reductase, rossmann-like alpha/beta/alpha sandwich, with amino-acid sequence MSSTVEPATRTSSVASSPRLNSVEAAKLDHVEVESGYGSATDASSTASSIPALPLIFLTQPHLKHLNDQLENMHPIDILRFAKVMFPNLFQSTAFGLTGLVTLDMLSKIQKENPAAANVDLIFLDTLYHFKETHGLVDRIKERYPNVKLHIFKPYGVNSTEEFEAMYGPKLWETEAEMYDWIAKVEPLQRAYQELGVAAILTGRRRSQGGARDKIPIIEVDDERGVIKINPMVKWSFQQVQEYIKTHNVPYNDLLDRGYKSIGDWHSTVPVKEGEDERAGRWKGQQKTECGIHNKKSRYAQYLEEMERKAVEAKAAAPSSSAEAEKKGEAAIAPVVKAEKEEQAIASV; translated from the coding sequence ATGTCGTCTACCGTTGAGCCCGCGACCCGGACGTCCTCAGTGGCATCGTCTCCTCGGTTGAACTCCGTCGAGGCTGCGAAGCTGGACCACGTTGAGGTCGAGTCCGGGTACGGTTCCGCCACGGATGCCTCATCGACTGCGTCATCCATCCCTGCGCTCCCGCTCATCTTCCTCACCCAGCCGCACCTCAAGCACCTTAACGACCAGCTTGAGAACATGCACCCAATCGACATCCTCCGCTTCGCCAAGGTCATGTTCCCCAACCTCTTCCAGTCGACGGCATTCGGCCTGACGGGTCTCGTGACCCTCGACATGCTCTCCAAGATTCAGAAGGAGaaccccgccgccgccaacgtcgacctcatcttcctcgacacCCTCTACCACTTCAAGGAGACGCACGGTCTTGTCGACCGCATCAAGGAACGCTACCCCAACGTTAAGCTGCACATCTTCAAGCCCTACGGCGTCAACTCCACCGAGGAGTTCGAGGCCATGTACGGCCCCAAGCTGTGggagaccgaggccgagatgtACGACTGGATCGCAAAGGTCGAGCCCCTCCAGCGGGCCTACCAGGAGCTCGgggtcgccgccatcctcaccggccgccgccgttcgcAGGGCGGCGCCCGCGACAAGATCCCCATCATCGAGGTTGATGACGAGCGCGGCGTCATCAAGATCAACCCCATGGTCAAGTGGTCCTTCCAGCAGGTGCAGGAGTACATCAAGACCCACAACGTGCCGTAcaacgacctcctcgaccggGGTTACAAGTCTATCGGCGACTGGCACTCGACCGTCCCAGTCAaggagggcgaagacgagcgCGCCGGCCGCTGGAAGGGCCAGCAGAAGACCGAGTGCGGCATCCACAACAAGAAGTCACGGTACGCCCAGTAcctcgaggagatggagcgcaaggccgtcgaggccaaggccgccgcgccgtcgtcgtctgccgaggcggagaagaagggcgaggccgccatcgcgcccgtcgtcaaggctgagaaggaggagcaggcgATCGCATCCGTCTGA
- a CDS encoding uncharacterized protein (Putative zn(2)Cys(6) fungal-type DNA-binding domain, transcription factor domain, fungi) gives MPQSSKSEGKRRHVTTACTYCRESKIKCDGATPSCSNCRHKKRDCSYQIGEDKRKLSLRVAVELLSGRVDQLSEFILENGLQLPQMPTEEAKSLARILNTLGLDTVLATPDQKVTPPIIDPVLSQETTRPFSLPAPTWDHVAQPGQLPSGLSFSFDPETFGLLGHAGVQPQPAQRPLQNTTTARTIADWDWSPAEDDHSCLPRVDVASVRAPSHPLLSTYSEEAALSDNDDEDDDAGSDTTEEDLLNQLSDRLGQMHIDPNGRLSYFGPTSNFGLVELPAGSDTLSVDRTVRNDGQEHLDKMGLGKLVPPDLEEHLISLYFAWQDPYTHVVDRALYEEAKHNWISREEETPYYSEALKNAMFLTRDDRCCLGAAFEPRYHPNFVTFPKSLPIFFAARAMVLLEIELDSPSVSTVQTMVVLSSQEVGANRDSRGWLCSGTAIRLAFDIALHKDMTPYVEKGILTPAEAELRRAIFWGAYTMDQALGFHRGRPFRISMDDITVQKPRKTSLHEPVTHWAAYTSPQNRSNPPCSLVDCVDDVCFYKIELCEIVAPLGHTLYGNSKIPLNILQEISEKVVTRLFLWKESLPQSLQVDLEDAHKTHLPHVLLLHMQYYQNVIHSHRPWMSSSYIQPQPPQGPGYMHAQRMCIKSATAIAKLIQTYERQFSLRRVNVQSVAIVFSAAVLLIFASISRRQRRRTAETTTHLSMCFRALEELSASWDCAKRARDFLLILQRKWELRSRRLSPGARDPAPASSGCFVRPGEHMSRKRVRTGSPVGPHPQSVDGFQSISPAQQGGPPAEDQIEYHEGINLDMRLDFDWVFGAGAQSMPGHWESLLPPGAMFFDDGEAS, from the exons ATGCCTCAATCATCGAAATCCGAGGGCAAGAGGAGACACGTCACAACGGCGTGCACCTATTGCCGGGAAAGCAAGATCAAG TGTGACGGCGCCACCCCGTCGTGTTCCAATTGCAGACACAAAAAGCGAGACTGCAGCTACCAGATCGGGGAGGATAAGCGCAA ACTGTCCCTacgcgtcgccgtcgagctgctctCGGGCAGAGTTGACCAACTGTCCGAGTTCATCCTAGAAAATGGCCTTCAACTCCCACAGATGCCGACGGAAGAGGCCAAGAGCCTTGCCAGAATACTAAACACGTTAGGTCTCGATACGGTTCTGGCAACGCCAGACCAGAAGGTCACACCGCCTATCATTGACCCAGTGTTGTCCCAGGAAACAACACGACCCTTTTCGCTCCCAGCTCCGACTTGGGATCACGTAGCACAGCCGGGCCAGCTGCCCTCGGGCTTGTCCTTCTCTTTTGACCCTGAAACTTTTGGTCTGTTGGGCCATGCCGGTGTACAGCCCCAGCCGGCTCAGCGTCCGTTGCAGAACACAACCACGGCACGAACCATTGCAGACTGGGACTGGAGCCctgccgaggacgaccaCAGCTGTCTACCAAGAGTAGACGTAGCCAGCGTACGGGCTCCAAGCCATCCCCTGTTGAGCACCTACTCGGAGGAGGCTGCGCTGAGCGATaatgacgacgaagacgacgacgccggctcGGACACCACGGAGGAGGACCTCTTGAACCAGCTTTCGGATCGCCTCGGTCAAATGCACATCGACCCCAACGGCCGGCTGTCCTATTTCGGCCCGACGTCCAACTtcgggctcgtcgagctgcctGCCGGGTCGGATACCTTGTCCGTCGACCGCACGGTGCGCAATGACGGCCAGGAACACCTCGACAAGATGGGACTCGGCAAGCTGGTGCCGCCGGACCTCGAGGAGCACCTGATCAGTCTCTACTTTGCGTGGCAGGATCCCTATACTCACGTCGTCGACCGGGCTCTATACGAAGAAGCAAAGCACAACTGGATCTcccgggaggaggagacgccGTATTACTCTGAGGCGCTCAAGAACGCAATGTTC CTCACTCGCGACGACAGGTGCTGTCTGGGCGCGGCTTTCGAACCCCGCTATCACCCGAACTTTGTGACGTTCCCAAAGTCTCTCCCCATATTCTTCGCCGCGCGGGCCATGGTCCTGCTGGAGATTGAGCTGGACTCGCCTTCGGTCTCGACGGTCCAGACCATGGTCGTGCTGAGCAGCCAGGAGGTTGGAGCGAACAGAGACTCTCGCGGGTGGCTGTGTAGCG GTACTGCGATCCGGCTCGCGTTCGATATTGCGCTACACAAGGACATGACGCCATACGTTGAAAAGGGTATCCTGACACCCGCCGAAGCTGAGCTTCGTCGTGCTATCTTCTGGGGCGCGTACACCATGGATCA AGCGTTGGGGTTTCACAGAGGCCGGCCCTTCCGCATCAGCATGGACGACATCACAGTCCagaagccgaggaagacCTCGTTGCATGAACCTGTCACGCACTGGGCAGCTTATACTTCACCCCAAAACCGCAGCAACCCTCCGTGTTCTCTGGTCGACTGTGTCGATGACGTCTGTTTTTACAAGATCGAGTTGTGTGAAATCGTGGCTCCTTTGGGTCACACATT ATATGGCAACTCCAAGATTCCGCTCAACATCTTGCAAGAAATCAGCGAGAAGGTCGTCACAAGACTGTTTCTCTGGAAAGAGTCTCTACCTCAGAGTCTCCAGGTTGACCTGGAAGACGCTCACAAAACACATCTCCCGCATGTTCTTCTGCTACA TATGCAATACTATCAAAACGTGATACACTCCCACCGGCCAtggatgtcgtcgagctACATCCAGCCCCAGCCGCCCCAGGGCCCGGGCTACATGCACGCGCAGCGCATGTGCATCAagtccgccaccgccatcgcGAAGCTTATACAGACGTACGAGCGGCAATTCTCCCTGAGGAGGGTCAACGTCCAGagcgtcgccatcgtcttctcAGCGGCGGTCCTGCTCATCTTCGCCTCCATATCCCGCCGCCAGAGGCGGCGGACCGCCGAGACAACGACACACCTGAGCATGTGCTTCCGCGCCCTGGAGGAgctgtcggcgtcgtgggACTGCGCCAAGCGGGCGCGGGACTTCCTTCTCATACTGCAGCGGAAGTGGGAGCTGCGGTCTCGCCGGCTAAGCCCGGGCGCTCGGGACCCCGCGCCAGCGTCTTCCGGCTGCTTCGTGCGGCCGGGCGAGCACATGTCTCGGAAGCGGGTGAGGACGGGCAGCCCGGTTGGTCCACATCCACAGAGCGTCGATGGCTTCCAGAGCATTTCGCCGGCTCAACAGGGAGGCCCTCCGGCAGAAGACCAAATAGAGTACCATGAGGGCATCAACCTGGACATGAGGCTCGACTTTGACTGGGTTTTCGGTGCTGGAGCTCAGTCTATGCCGGGACACTGGGAAAGTCTGCTGCCACCCGGCGCAATGTTTtttgacgacggcgaggctAGTTAG
- a CDS encoding Putative tRNA wybutosine-synthesizing protein has protein sequence MAPQQQQQQQQQRARQQHLPSPPAPFTTRKLKILEQLSVPDAEYTDASPKGSVDVGILELIGELNALDGFVTTSSCAGRVSVFLEGRRAAPASAPAGTAGVDDSHLRAATQSDANDNGSTALTTIAGPGGKGGGGTWLFVSHDPVPEPHDGDDELLRLLGLVGEKGPAPHSVAGDSGSSQPGRRRKRLIHFKFEPMILHVLTASLAHAQLLLKCALAAGFRESGALNLLPATTTAPEVESSSPVTPMVGVRTMGLALESLIGFVDDDDDEARHCTVTADYLRDLMQIANERFEENAARIARFRAALQEAAAGPPPKLGEGGAEWEDAAARRERKRAEGLRRKEEMLAARQETQTQTQAQTQSQSQFLAESRETPSEDPAELPEYELLGL, from the exons ATggcgccgcagcagcagcagcagcagcagcagcagcgcgcGAGGCAACAGCACCTGCCCTCCCCGCCGGCCCCCTTCACCACCCGCAAGCTCAAGATTCTAGAGCAGCTCAGCGTGCCCGACGCCGAGTACACGGACGCCTCGCCCAAGGGGTCCGTGgacgtcggcatcctcgagctGATTGGCGAGCTcaacgccctcgacggcttcgTCACTACGAGCAGCTGCGCGGGGCGGgtgagcgtcttcctcgagggccgcagggcggcgccggcgtccgctCCCGCTGGGACGGCCGGGGTCGATGACTCTCATCTTCGGGCTGCAACGCAGAGCGATGCCAACGATAACGGAAGCACTGCCCTGACGACGATAGCAGGGCCCGGCGGAaagggaggcggcggcacaTGGTTGTTCGTGTCGCATGATCCCGTACCAGAACCgcatgatggcgacgacgagctgctgcgTCTCCTTGGTCTCGTGGGCGAGAAGGGCCCAGCCCCCCACAGCGTTGCCGGAGATTCGGGTAGCTCTcagcctgggcggcggaggaagcgGCTCATTCACTTCAAGTTCGAACCCATG ATCCTCCACGTCCTCACGGCATCACTGGCCCACGCCCAGCTCCTGCTGAAATGCGCCCTCGCAGCCGGCTTCCGCGAGAGCGGCGCACTGAACCTGCTccccgccaccaccaccgcgcCAGAAGTCGAATCATCGTCACCCGTGACGCCCATGGTGGGGGTCAGGACAATgggcctcgccctcgagtcCCTCATaggcttcgtcgacgacgacgacgacgaggcgcggCACTGCACTGTGACGGCGGACTACCTGCGGGACCTAATGCAGATCGCCAACGAGCGCTTCGAAGAGAACGCGGCGAGGATCGCTAGGTTCCGGGCCGCGCTGCAGGAGGCGGCCGCTGGCCCCCCGCCCAAGCTGGGCGAAGGGGGCGCGGAGTgggaggacgccgccgccaggcgAGAGCGCAAGAGGGCTGAGGGCCTACGGCGCAAGGAAGAGATGTTGGCTGCTAGACAggagacgcagacgcagacgcaggcGCAGACGCAGTCTCAGTCCCAGTTTCTGGCTGAGAGCCGGGAGACTCCTTCAGAGGACCCGGCCGAGCTGCCCGAATACGAACTCCTCGGGTTGTAA
- a CDS encoding Putative heterokaryon incompatibility, whose protein sequence is MSFADDRLCPVCSQLDLQKVFDAARFQGLPRVNTPERFKTNWTEYIQHVGDWRPPLERLEQYAPGLMPSCPFCEVVLGLLHVISRFTRETGRVILAIPADILYDVHVANGQPATDVVAPASVFLLIMSPSQFAQTAALHFGNPQAVGGLNAWVRFAHREYPGTLVSVLSDSIVEPPQPLLELSMQGRRIFEERIDYGLVRSWIHLCESQHDTCRATTEWKPIPHFKLIDCESRLIVSADSLDQRFRYVALSYVWGSAPPEKYTYPRLPDDLPPVVLDAMRVTMKLGFRYLWVDRYCIWQQDTTHKMSQVERMDQIYGDAELTVIAVGARDPSYGLPGLTLSRTQHAPITKRVGERKLVANFSHHWQLDQITRSRWATRGWTFQETCLSRRRLYFSGYEVSFECRDMMCFEHLTRPLAYRGSLEHHERPEWNHVNSPHGVWAIIQKYCDRQLTFSSDRLAAVSGVLRKWSRVNPGCSSYWGVPMVASDWQRLDADSLKRAFLAGLEWEVRSVVKNAARLTDFPSWSWVSQNGRTLFGHKGYFHLRPPDLVGSTRNMDAEVWIEIPDGSVVDWATFCEGGGLDLSFTRWTRYLHIDCWTFQTRPLCHRQLKRMSGTAHDDLLYVPTPDYPHDGSRILALKFTPDFGYQNRATSFIGREFTAASFAPLEHTTFAIVLETVPGLTVRMGTLGFVAIADLGSHESQTPEDCPFHMARFTAKRCRIRLG, encoded by the coding sequence ATGTCATTCGCAGACGACCGACTTTGCCCGGTCTGCTCCCAGCTCGACCTGCAGAAGGTTTTTGACGCAGCCCGGTTCCAGGGCCTCCCGAGAGTCAATACCCCCGAGAGATTCAAAACCAACTGGACCGAATACATCCAACATGTCGGTGACTGGCGGCCGCCCCTCGAACGGCTTGAGCAGTATGCCCCGGGCTTGATGCCGAGCTGCCCTTTCTGCGAGGTagtccttggccttctccacGTCATCAGCCGCTTCACGCGAGAGACTGGCAGAGTCATCCTGGCCATCCCGGCGGACATCCTGTACGACGTCCATGTGGCGAATGGCCAACCGGCCACTGACGTCGTCGCTCCCGCCTCCGTCTTCCTGCTCATCATGAGCCCTTCCCAGTTTGCCCAGACCGCGGCCCTGCACTTTGGCAACCCCCAGGCCGTGGGAGGCCTGAACGCCTGGGTCCGGTTCGCGCATCGGGAGTACCCCGGGACCCTCGTTTCCGTCCTGTCGGACTCCATCGTGGAGCCGCCTCAGCCGCTTCTGGAGTTGTCAATGCAGGGGCGAAGAATCTTCGAAGAGCGGATCGACTACGGACTTGTTCGATCGTGGATCCATCTCTGCGAGAGCCAGCACGATACGTGCCGTGCGACTACCGAGTGGAAGCCCATTCCCCACTTCAAGCTCATCGACTGCGAGTCTCGTCTCATCGTCAGCGCAGACTCCTTGGACCAGAGGTTCCGTTACGTCGCGCTCAGCTACGTCTGGGGAAGCGCGCCCCCGGAAAAGTACACATACCCGCGTCTCCCCGACGACCTGCCGCCCGTCGTCCTGGACGCTATGCGTGTGACCATGAAGCTTGGGTTCCGCTACCTCTGGGTCGATCGCTACTGCATATGGCAGCAGGACACGACGCACAAGATGAGCCAGGTGGAAAGGATGGATCAAATCTACGGGGACGCGGAGCtcaccgtcatcgccgtcggcgccagGGACCCCAGCTACGGGCTACCCGGCCTGACCCTGAGCCGGACGCAGCATGCCCCGATCACCAagcgcgtcggcgagcgGAAGCTCGTCGCCAACTTCAGCCACCACTGGCAGCTGGACCAGATCACGAGGTCCAGGTGGGCCACGCGAGGGTGGACGTTCCAGGAGACGTGTCTGTCCAGGAGGAGGCTCTACTTCTCCGGCTACGAGGTCTCCTTCGAGTGCCGCGACATGATGTGCTTCGAGCACCTCACCCGGCCCCTGGCGTACCGGGGGAGTTTGGAACACCATGAGAGGCCCGAGTGGAACCACGTCAACAGCCCGCACGGCGTCTGGGCCATCATCCAGAAATACTGCGATCGCCAGCTCACCTTCTCCAGCGACCGGCTCGCCGCGGTATCCGGGGTCTTGAGGAAGTGGTCGAGGGTCAACCCGGGCTGCTCATCGTACTGGGGCGTCCCCATGGTAGCCTCGGATTGGCAGCGTCTGGACGCCGACTCCCTGAAGCGAGCTTTTCTTGCCGGGCTGGAGTGGGAAGTCCGCTCGGTCGTCAAGAACGCCGCCAGGCTTACGGACTTCCCGAGTTGGTCGTGGGTCTCCCAGAACGGGAGGACGCTGTTCGGCCACAAGGGCTACTTCCACTTACGGCCCCCCGACTTGGTGGGGAGTACAAGGAACATGGACGCTGAAGTATGGATAGAAATACCCGACGGCAGCGTCGTGGATTGGGCCACCTTttgcgagggcggcggtctTGACCTGTCATTTACGCGGTGGACTCGATACCTACACATCGACTGTTGGACGTTCCAGACGAGGCCCCTCTGCCACCGGCAGCTCAAGCGGATGTCGGGCACGGCTCACGACGACCTCCTCTACGTGCCGACCCCCGATTACCCGCATGACGGGTCGCGAATCCTTGCCTTGAAGTTCACGCCGGACTTTGGGTATCAGAACCGGGCTACGAGCTTCATCGGCCGAGAGTtcacggcggcgtccttTGCTCCGCTGGAGCATACCACGTTCGCCATTGTTCTTGAGACGGTCCCGGGTTTGACCGTGCGGATGGGGACCTTGGGATTTGTCGCGATCGCCGACCTGGGCTCGCACGAGTCCCAGACGCCCGAGGACTGCCCCTTTCACATGGCTCGATTTACTGCGAAGAGGTGTCGGATTCGGCTGGGATAA
- a CDS encoding Putative palmitoyltransferase, DHHC domain-containing protein — translation MTSKDHAGGAGAPAGDDGFPKPQFSGRSDRPGPPSIISSRMTDIASDDGGEAAVQTLSENPRRKSGLASDSLSRPGTAKTGMSGHWEGRRRGPPPRMNYITSLSEKRGSTGAGSTAGSIASRPPSSTSRSHVPSLTSSAFFRPMSSQKLQAQRGGSRPATRQQPTFEDVESEPGQSAAAAAAVASGGPNARHSVISNPVSNPVARLQRQLSDDDEMRAPPSRGTEYTEQGTYDRITANTSPTHGHHAAGSMSESVTPLQRNQRNSRNLSVTVDRGFKERGNQPSPVKSPRSFRSSFLLPGRSDQGQNKSNRSLPGGEKLSSTASTPQLNPVDSSRPADKTNLKKSMSNLGYVFQYFEGNTVFCIGGRFQNTKHRPVNVATGLFIVIPAVLFFVFSAPWLWHNISPAIPITFAYLFYVCISSFLHASVSDPGILPRNLHVFPPAEPTEDPLRLGPPTNDWTLIKSAESATAAMEVPVKHCRTCNIWRPPRAHHCRLCDNCIETHDHHCVWLNNCVGRRNYRYFFAFVSSATFLSLYLLGASLAQILIHMNRSNISFGKSIDQFRVPFAMVIYGFVSFLYPAALMGYHVFLMARGETTREYINSHKFIKKERFRAFTQGSMLKNWIVVLCRPRPPTYYQFKKKYSVGDQRLGAFRDQPKNDAQGMEMHNVRPSTGFQGPVSLRNEANTSTT, via the exons ATGACATCCAAAGACCACGCCGGCGGGGCCGGTGCTccagccggcgacgacggcttTCCGAAACCTCAGTTCTCTGGACGCTCCGACCGACCAGGCCCGCCCAGCATCATCTCATCGCGAATGACCGACATCGCatccgacgacggcggggaaGCTGCAGTGCAGACCCTTTCCGAAAACCCTCGGAGGAAGTCAGGCCTGGCCTCGGACTCCCTCTCACGCCCAGGAACCGCGAAGACGGGAATGTCTGGACACTGggaaggccgccgacgaggcccgcCTCCACGGATGAACTACATCACGAGTCTCAgcgagaagagggggagCACCGGCGCTGGCAGCACCGCTGGCTCCATCGCCAGCCGCCCGCCAAGTTCCACAAGCCGCAGCCATGTGCCATCTCTCAcatcctcggccttcttTCGTCCCATGAGTTCCCAAAAGCTGCAGGCCCAACGTGGCGGTTCCCGCCCCGCAACTCGTCAACAGCCCACAttcgaggacgtcgagtCCGAACCCGGCCAGagtgccgccgccgccgctgctgttgctaGTGGTGGACCGAATGCTCGGCACAGCGTCATTTCGAACCCGGTTTCGAACcccgtcgcccgtcttcaACGTCAGCtcagcgacgatgacgaaaTGCGCGCGCCTCCATCCCGTGGAACAGAGTACACCGAGCAAGGAACCTATGATCGGATCACCGCGAACACGAGTCCAACCCACGGTCACCATGCCGCTGGCAGCATGTCTGAGAGCGTCACCCCTTTGCAGCGGAATCAGCGCAACAGCCGGAACCTAAGCGTCACCGTCGACAGAGGCTTCAAGGAACGGGGCAACCAGCCCAGCCCTGTCAAGTCCCCGCGATCTTTCCGCTCGAGCTTCCTTCTGCCGGGACGTAGCGACCAGGGCCAGAACAAGTCGAATCGGAGCCTGCCTGGCGGCGAGAAGCTTTCGTCAACTGCGTCGACTCCCCAGCTCAACCCAGTCGACTCGTCTAGGCCTGCCGACAAAACAAACCTGAAGAAGTCCATGTCGAATCTCGGCTACGTCTTCCAGTACTTCGAGGGCAACACTGTGTTCTGCATAGGCGGTCGGTTCCAGAACACCAAACATAGGCCGGTTAACGTAGCCACCGGCTTGTTCATCGTTATCCCggccgtcctcttcttcgtcttctctgCACCTTGGTTATGGCACAACATCAGCCCCGCCATCCCCATCACTTTCGCGTACCTGTTCTACGTTTGCATCTCTTCCTTTCTCCATGCTTCCGTGTCGGACCCTGGT ATTTTGCCTCGTAACCTGCACGTTTTCCCCCCTGCAGAACCGACCGAGGATCCTCTCCGACTTGGCCCGCCGACTAACGACTGGACGCTGATCAAGTCGGCGGAGTCGGCAACAGCCGCCATGGAAGTTCCGGTCAAGCACTGTAGAACCTGCAACATttggcgacctcctcgagcccATCACTGCCGTCTATGCGACAACTGCATCGAGACTCACGACCACCACTGTGTTTGGCTCAACAACTGCGTTGGACGGCGCAACTACCGCTATTTCTTTGCCTTTGTGTCGTCGGCCACATTCCTCTCCCTCTATCTCCTGGGCGCCTCTCTCGCCCAGATCCTCATACACATGAACCGATCCAACATTTCATTTGGTAAATCTATCGACCAATTCCGCGTGCCCTTCGCCATGGTCATCTACGGTTTCGTCTCGTTCCTCTACCCGGCTGCCCTCATGGGCTACCACGTGTTTCTCATGGCGCGAGGCGAAACGACCAGGGAGTACATCAACTCTCACAAGTTCATCAAGAAGGAGCGCTTCCGGGCCTTTACTCAAGGAAGCATGCTCAAGAACTGGATCGTCGTTCTCTGCCGGCCGAGGCCCCCTACGTACTATCAGTTCAAGAAGAAGTACAGCGTTGGGGACCAGCGCCTCGGGGCCTTTCGCGACCAGCCCAAGAACGACGCGCAAGGCATGGAGATGCACAACGTCAGGCCATCGACTGGTTTCCAAGGACCCGTTTCTCTACGCAACGAGGCAAACACATCCACGACATAA
- a CDS encoding Putative phosphoserine phosphatase, HAD superfamily: MADASPAKSTTSPRPQLTSSMRSSSFLREHQQYRPPQHPEGRFGIDTVVEDLSNVSVSPPRHAHAHDHKHYAAFNGIPSEENPPTIRSGLNHSYSHPNCVPAGGKRQSRLVATLFYKPNGEGGAAAAAAAAASSGGSGFASPPKLNSEGSSSKDSLPANFAPTQDPETFPLEPPTQEPEKLDHLYGSYVSPMCVTSFLHLMSTFPLPAGETDYSSSHRCLDSQDSPHVVELTLDPAPCQSYLSLTDLRRHELIYRFEREWSVNVALQPDTLWRRHPRLVVFDMDSTLITQEVIDLLAATIKDPPDLAARVADITHRAMLGELEFDAAFRERVQLLKGLPASFFEQLRPVLDVTKGVPRLIKALKRLGVKTAVLSGGFLPLTSWLAGELGIDYAHANEVVIDDAGNLTGEVKGLIVGKERKRDLLVEIASKEGIDLSQVVAVGDGANDLLMLGTAGLGVAWNAKPMVQMEADTRLNGESLLDLLYLFGFTGDEIEQLSS; the protein is encoded by the coding sequence atggccgacgcAAGCCCCGCcaagtcgacgacgtcgccccGGCCTCAGCTCACCTCGTCCATGAGGAGCAGCTCGTTCCTCCGCGAGCACCAGCAGTACCGCCCTCCCCAGCACCCGGAAGGTCGCTTCGGCATCGACACTGTCGTCGAAGACCTGAGCAATGTGTCTGTCTCGCCGCCCAGacacgcccacgcccacgacCACAAGCACTATGCCGCATTCAACGGTATTCCGTCCGAGGAGAACCCACCCACCATCCGCAGCGGCCTGAACCACAGCTACTCGCACCCGAATTGTGTGCCTGCCGGAGGCAAGAGGCAGTCTCGCCTGGTTGCGACGCTGTTCTATAAACCGaacggcgaaggcggcgcggcggcggcggcggcggcagcagcttcgTCGGGCGGCAGTGGCTTTGCATCGCCGCCCAAGTTGAACTCGGAAGGCTCCAGCAGCAAGGACTCCCTTCCGGCCAACTTCGCGCCGACGCAGGACCCCGAGACCTTCCCGCTCGAACCCCCGACCCAGGagcccgagaagctcgaccaCCTGTATGGCTCCTATGTCTCGCCCATGTGCGTGACTTCGTTCCTGCACCTCATGTCGACCTTTCCCCTGCCCGCCGGCGAGACCGATTACAGCTCGTCTCATCGCTGCCTCGACAGCCAGGACAGCCcgcacgtcgtcgagctgacTCTCGACCCGGCTCCTTGCCAGAGCTACCTCAGCCTGACCGACCTGCGGAGGCACGAGCTCATCTACCGTTTCGAGAGGGAATGGAGCGTCAACGTCGCCCTGCAGCCCGACACCCTgtggcgccgccatcccaGGCTGGTCGTTTTCGACATGGACAGCACCCTCATCACGCAGGAGGTGATTGACCTGCTCGCCGCGACCATCAAGGACCCGCCCGACCTGGCTGCGCGCGTCGCCGACATCACCCACCGCGCCATGCTGGGTGAGCTCGAGTTCGACGCCGCCTTCCGCGAGCGCGTGCAGCTCCTCAAGGGCCTTCCCGCGTCCTTCTTTGAGCAGCTGAGGCCCGTCCTGGACGTGACCAAGGGCGTGCCACGTCTCATCAAGGCCCTGAAGCGCCTCGGCGTCAAGACCGCGGTGCTCTCCGGcggcttcctccccctcacaAGCTGGTTGGCTGGGGAGCTGGGCATCGACTACGCCCACGCCAACGAGGTtgtcatcgacgacgccggcaacCTCaccggcgaggtcaagggTCTCATCGTGGGTAAGGAGAGAAAGcgcgacctcctcgtcgaaaTCGCCAGCAAGGAGGGCATCGACCTGTCGCAGGTCGTTGCCGTGGGTGACGGCGCCAACGACCTGCTGATGCTGGGAACGGCGGGTCTGGGCGTCGCCTGGAACGCGAAGCCGATGGTGCAGATGGAGGCCGACACGAGGCTGAATGGCGAGagcctcctcgacctgctgTACCTCTTTGGTTTCACCGGAGACGAGATTGAGCAGCTTTCTTCATAG